A genomic stretch from Sulfobacillus thermosulfidooxidans includes:
- a CDS encoding response regulator transcription factor, translated as MKILLVEDDEKLGKLLRLALMRHAHIVDWSQSGHDSSQKIHDNPYDAVILDVSLPDTDGFSLCRLWRQEHIDTPVLFLTARDTVNDKVEGLYSGGDDYVTKPFALEEVMARLHSLTRRGELAIRPDSFQIGNLQIDLATKSLFCGTRPISLAPKEWAVLEILLRHHRQVVTREDLLERAWPSEVDFKANVVDAVIARLRKQLHSCRGGPKLQTLRGQGFMLS; from the coding sequence ATGAAAATCTTATTGGTGGAAGACGACGAAAAGCTCGGCAAGCTTTTACGTCTGGCTCTTATGCGTCATGCCCACATCGTCGATTGGAGCCAAAGTGGCCACGACAGTAGCCAAAAAATTCACGACAACCCATATGACGCGGTAATTTTAGATGTTTCCCTGCCTGATACCGATGGCTTTTCCCTATGCCGTCTTTGGCGCCAAGAACACATTGACACGCCCGTTTTGTTTCTGACAGCCCGTGATACCGTCAATGACAAGGTCGAAGGCTTGTATAGCGGGGGAGACGATTACGTGACCAAACCCTTTGCCTTAGAAGAAGTGATGGCACGTCTTCATTCCCTGACCCGCCGTGGAGAATTGGCGATACGACCGGACAGCTTTCAAATTGGCAATTTGCAGATCGACTTGGCCACCAAATCATTATTCTGTGGGACACGTCCGATTTCTTTAGCACCCAAAGAATGGGCGGTCCTCGAAATTCTTCTACGGCACCACCGTCAAGTCGTAACCCGCGAGGACCTCTTGGAACGAGCATGGCCTTCTGAAGTCGATTTTAAAGCGAACGTGGTTGATGCCGTGATAGCCCGTTTACGCAAGCAACTCCATAGCTGCCGAGGCGGGCCAAAACTGCAAACATTGAGGGGACAGGGGTTCATGCTGTCATGA
- a CDS encoding PQQ-binding-like beta-propeller repeat protein, with translation MAIKKSLALLAISSLLTLAAPPPVQAQSSTSSSFGPSIFQTPTELQLAHKPKHFGTAPQHIHAFFPTSWDQLQANQQHDPVFQGPAASHLPSILAHGSFWVAPLTGDEFLRLARAFNRYPQDGGQAWGAEAAQWLGNVTGISMVDGIVYIEESNNQIFAVNALRGVPIWRTQTVNSDMGDAIATSINGRPILFIGAGDVGFTLQHAVDFANNGNPPGPTVRGANFSAVYAIDGLTGKVRWRFDTAGEAMPTPVYHNGVVFFNTGDGHLYAVNAQTGQLLSAFSNPGFSSMSSGNWYIPTQGPYKGQFLMIYGTQDPNYLMAVDETNPQDPHLAWEYQVPNSINTGLGDVPPVVDPKRGVVLTDALVNDVAAGGTLSHPVLNLDIFALNANTGQLLWSHFGGNGLVAKPVAFKGSVPMVHGGNLYVGDLLNETYQSYNEKTGRLRWVTSIAQPGEVNEPRAGGVYYDHRVLFAEGQHIYTLNPKTGAIVNKFSSHGYFFGVWGISSPVIVDNELYIGSISGWIFAAPAHYIMTHPGGVPAIPNNFPSNLSVPDKAARYDNPLALPTPSQAANFPSVWEYYAGGTDHEGYSSVGPSGVNWAAPLNDALPLNSPPRDTAIFGPQVASEMTSLAFGVGSGVSPAQGIVYAGSSRYSVNALNATTGQLIWRFDTINANAGQPLVTPNAVIESSGDPWFNFAAVQDFAKNSPAVHIGASFQNIHALNPKTGREMWTFYTRGTDAMTPLYYQGTLYWVDGSGNVWAINAQNGTPVKPFVDTNGNPVLHLTGFNTQDSATLALTSQGPIMVVGTSTPNVLYGINLNTAQILWKQTFSSTTLQYSGFAFATPVYDGVDHLVISDVLVNPQGNEASLDAFAVNPLTGQVIWSQTLGTGPVPDGFGGSTPVFGPQTNSVFFGNPLTHSEIALNAVSGHVLWNTSLGQDISAPGAVVSHHLIVAGGPDIFSLNTRTGHIQHTTVIGGDFLNNNPTVEGKTVYIGNAWGWVLALPLNEITG, from the coding sequence ATGGCAATCAAAAAATCTTTGGCTCTTTTGGCTATATCTAGTCTTTTGACTTTGGCCGCCCCACCACCGGTCCAGGCCCAATCTTCCACTTCCTCATCCTTTGGCCCTAGCATTTTTCAGACGCCAACGGAACTGCAATTAGCGCATAAACCCAAACACTTTGGAACAGCACCCCAGCACATACACGCGTTCTTTCCCACGTCATGGGATCAGTTACAAGCCAACCAGCAACATGATCCCGTATTTCAAGGTCCCGCAGCATCTCACCTGCCATCGATTTTGGCGCATGGGAGTTTCTGGGTCGCACCATTGACGGGCGATGAGTTTTTGCGCCTCGCCCGGGCTTTTAACCGTTATCCTCAAGATGGGGGACAAGCCTGGGGTGCGGAAGCTGCCCAGTGGTTAGGTAATGTCACGGGAATAAGCATGGTGGACGGGATCGTCTATATCGAGGAGAGTAACAATCAAATTTTTGCCGTGAATGCGTTAAGGGGGGTACCGATCTGGCGAACGCAAACCGTGAATTCGGATATGGGTGATGCCATTGCCACGTCCATCAATGGCCGTCCCATATTGTTTATCGGCGCTGGAGACGTGGGCTTCACCCTGCAGCACGCCGTGGATTTTGCCAACAACGGGAATCCACCAGGACCCACAGTACGTGGCGCGAACTTCTCAGCGGTCTATGCCATCGATGGTCTCACGGGAAAAGTCCGCTGGCGTTTTGATACGGCCGGTGAAGCCATGCCCACCCCGGTTTACCATAATGGCGTGGTGTTTTTTAATACAGGCGATGGCCATCTCTATGCTGTGAATGCGCAAACGGGTCAATTATTATCGGCTTTTAGCAATCCCGGCTTTAGCAGCATGTCTTCTGGCAACTGGTATATTCCTACCCAAGGACCTTATAAAGGCCAGTTTTTGATGATTTACGGAACACAAGATCCCAATTATTTAATGGCGGTCGATGAGACAAATCCCCAAGATCCCCACTTAGCGTGGGAATATCAAGTACCGAACTCGATTAACACGGGACTCGGTGATGTTCCTCCTGTGGTGGATCCGAAACGGGGCGTGGTGTTAACCGATGCCTTAGTGAATGATGTCGCGGCCGGCGGCACCCTAAGCCATCCCGTTTTAAATTTAGATATCTTTGCCTTAAACGCCAACACCGGGCAACTCCTTTGGAGCCACTTCGGTGGTAATGGGCTAGTGGCCAAACCCGTAGCATTTAAAGGGAGTGTACCCATGGTCCATGGAGGAAACCTTTATGTCGGCGATTTGCTCAATGAAACTTATCAGTCTTACAACGAAAAAACAGGACGTCTGCGCTGGGTGACCTCCATCGCCCAACCTGGGGAAGTCAATGAACCCCGGGCGGGCGGCGTTTATTATGACCACCGCGTCCTATTTGCTGAGGGACAGCATATTTACACGCTCAATCCGAAAACGGGGGCGATTGTCAACAAGTTCTCCAGCCATGGCTACTTCTTTGGGGTCTGGGGTATATCGAGCCCCGTCATCGTTGACAATGAATTGTATATCGGCTCCATTTCGGGTTGGATTTTTGCCGCCCCTGCCCATTACATTATGACCCATCCAGGTGGCGTTCCCGCCATCCCGAATAATTTTCCGAGCAACCTCTCTGTCCCGGATAAAGCCGCACGTTATGACAACCCGCTCGCCTTACCGACACCGAGTCAGGCCGCCAACTTTCCTTCTGTCTGGGAATATTATGCGGGGGGAACAGATCATGAAGGATATTCGTCCGTAGGACCAAGTGGCGTCAACTGGGCTGCACCGCTTAACGATGCCTTGCCATTAAATAGTCCTCCCAGGGACACGGCTATTTTCGGACCACAAGTGGCATCAGAGATGACATCACTGGCATTTGGCGTAGGCAGTGGAGTCAGTCCCGCACAGGGCATCGTGTACGCGGGCAGTAGCCGCTATTCGGTCAATGCCCTGAATGCCACCACTGGCCAACTCATTTGGCGTTTTGACACGATTAACGCCAATGCAGGACAACCTCTGGTTACGCCAAATGCTGTTATCGAAAGTTCTGGAGATCCCTGGTTTAATTTTGCCGCCGTCCAGGATTTTGCCAAAAATAGTCCCGCTGTGCATATCGGCGCGAGTTTTCAAAACATCCATGCTTTAAATCCCAAAACAGGACGGGAAATGTGGACGTTTTATACCCGTGGTACCGATGCCATGACCCCGTTATATTACCAGGGCACGCTGTATTGGGTAGATGGATCCGGCAATGTGTGGGCCATTAATGCGCAAAATGGCACTCCCGTTAAACCCTTTGTCGATACTAACGGAAATCCTGTGCTCCACCTGACCGGATTTAATACCCAAGATTCTGCAACCTTGGCTTTGACCTCTCAAGGTCCGATCATGGTTGTGGGCACATCAACTCCAAATGTGTTATATGGAATTAATTTGAACACCGCACAAATTCTCTGGAAACAGACCTTTTCGTCAACCACCTTGCAGTATTCCGGTTTTGCGTTTGCGACTCCTGTGTATGATGGGGTCGATCACTTAGTCATTTCCGATGTTCTCGTTAACCCGCAAGGTAATGAGGCGAGCCTGGACGCATTTGCCGTGAATCCCTTAACAGGGCAAGTCATCTGGAGCCAAACGCTCGGTACTGGACCCGTACCCGATGGATTTGGGGGATCGACACCCGTTTTTGGTCCCCAAACCAATTCCGTCTTTTTCGGTAATCCCCTCACTCACAGCGAAATCGCACTGAATGCCGTCAGTGGCCATGTGTTGTGGAATACCTCTTTGGGACAGGATATTTCCGCGCCTGGGGCTGTGGTATCACATCACTTAATTGTTGCAGGAGGCCCTGATATCTTTAGCCTTAATACCCGCACCGGACATATTCAACACACAACGGTGATTGGCGGAGACTTCTTGAATAATAATCCGACCGTTGAAGGCAAAACCGTGTACATTGGTAATGCCTGGGGTTGGGTGCTCGCCTTACCGCTTAACGAGATTACCGGATAA
- the arsC gene encoding arsenate reductase (thioredoxin), producing the protein MIIYFLCTGNSCRSQIAEGFARVMAKDGVQVESAGIEAHGLNPRAVQVMKEVGIDISTHHSKLIDNQLLRRADFAITLCGDARDRCPITPPEVTRLHWGFEDPARAEGTEEEIMAVFRRVRDGIRDQVKAFLAEQNLLREDV; encoded by the coding sequence GTGATCATTTATTTTTTGTGTACGGGTAATTCTTGTCGTTCTCAAATCGCCGAGGGATTTGCGCGGGTGATGGCCAAAGATGGGGTACAGGTGGAAAGCGCGGGGATCGAGGCTCATGGTTTAAATCCTCGGGCCGTTCAGGTGATGAAAGAAGTCGGCATTGACATCTCAACGCACCACTCCAAACTGATTGACAACCAGTTATTGCGCCGGGCGGATTTTGCAATAACATTATGTGGCGATGCCCGCGATCGTTGTCCCATTACACCCCCAGAGGTTACACGGCTTCACTGGGGTTTTGAGGATCCCGCCCGGGCGGAAGGTACGGAAGAGGAAATTATGGCGGTGTTTCGCCGGGTGCGAGATGGCATTCGTGATCAGGTCAAAGCGTTTTTAGCCGAGCAAAACCTGTTGCGGGAAGACGTTTAA
- a CDS encoding AMP-binding protein → MDQLIISQVLLEANRKYPQQGIWYDSQFTRYSDLLMRVLKLADSLQQMGIGRGTVVGILDANSQNFLELHYALAFVGAIMHPLNFRLSLNDLEYTVRQARDTWLFVGAEFLSLADTLKSLVPQQIVMPTQYDALIRQGRTNFPRIAIQETDPFSIGFTTGTTGRPHAVMYRHRDLLLSSWQIVHHLALQDTPARLGPDETLLPLIPFFHIHGWGIPFIAPYIGASLVLSPKLSPREQVELIARHHVTWANMVPTQLYRLLEELSGPLDDPLKVLTGGSALTYGLAKKASHFHVDISVIYGGTDQLASAISSIPPHSVLSSPEREKILSGRVMPLPMVEISLHDDHGREMDANGLNIGEIWIKSPWLPKEYLGDPEASRHAFRDGYFASGDLGILYPDGTLAIVDRLKDAIKSGGEWIAVNVLETILSEIDGIDQVAILTAPDPKWGERPVAVIQTRQAIDPEMILDYLVHQVHAGRIPKFWIPDHIFYIKEMPLTSAGKIHKQNLAAKLDMLPQDPHA, encoded by the coding sequence ATGGATCAATTAATTATTTCTCAAGTCTTATTGGAAGCCAATCGCAAATATCCGCAGCAAGGCATCTGGTATGACAGTCAATTCACCCGGTATTCAGATCTCTTAATGCGCGTACTGAAGTTGGCGGACAGCTTACAACAAATGGGCATAGGCCGAGGAACCGTTGTGGGTATTTTAGATGCCAATTCGCAAAATTTTCTGGAACTCCATTATGCCCTCGCTTTTGTCGGCGCTATTATGCATCCATTAAATTTCCGGTTATCCTTAAATGACCTTGAATACACCGTACGCCAAGCCCGTGATACCTGGCTCTTTGTCGGAGCTGAATTTTTATCATTAGCCGACACCTTAAAAAGTTTGGTTCCTCAACAAATCGTCATGCCTACCCAATATGATGCCTTAATCCGGCAAGGTCGGACGAATTTCCCGCGTATTGCCATTCAAGAGACCGATCCCTTTTCTATAGGATTTACCACGGGCACAACCGGCAGACCCCATGCCGTCATGTATCGCCACCGTGATCTGCTATTAAGTTCATGGCAAATCGTTCACCATCTCGCGTTACAAGATACGCCTGCAAGGTTAGGACCCGATGAAACCCTATTGCCCTTGATCCCCTTTTTCCACATTCACGGCTGGGGAATTCCCTTTATCGCACCATATATTGGCGCGTCTTTGGTTTTATCCCCTAAACTGAGCCCGAGAGAACAAGTCGAGTTAATTGCTCGACATCATGTGACATGGGCCAATATGGTTCCCACCCAGCTTTATCGACTCTTAGAGGAGTTATCCGGTCCCTTGGACGATCCCTTAAAAGTCTTAACCGGAGGCAGCGCATTAACCTATGGCTTAGCCAAAAAAGCCTCTCATTTCCACGTGGACATTTCCGTCATTTATGGGGGTACCGATCAATTAGCCTCGGCCATCTCCTCCATTCCTCCCCATTCCGTGCTTTCCTCGCCCGAGCGTGAAAAAATCCTGAGTGGCCGCGTCATGCCCCTTCCCATGGTCGAAATCTCCCTTCACGATGACCACGGCCGGGAAATGGATGCCAATGGCCTCAATATCGGAGAAATTTGGATAAAAAGCCCCTGGCTTCCCAAAGAATACCTGGGCGATCCCGAAGCCTCACGCCACGCTTTTCGGGACGGATATTTTGCCAGTGGCGATCTCGGAATTTTATATCCGGATGGCACTTTGGCTATTGTGGACCGCTTGAAAGATGCCATCAAAAGCGGAGGAGAATGGATCGCCGTAAATGTTCTGGAAACCATCCTCTCCGAAATTGACGGCATTGACCAGGTGGCCATTTTAACGGCACCTGATCCGAAATGGGGAGAGCGGCCCGTTGCTGTCATTCAAACCCGTCAAGCCATTGATCCTGAGATGATCCTCGATTACCTTGTCCATCAAGTACATGCTGGACGAATACCCAAATTTTGGATTCCTGATCATATTTTCTATATCAAAGAAATGCCCTTGACGAGTGCTGGCAAAATTCACAAGCAGAATCTCGCCGCAAAACTGGATATGTTGCCGCAAGATCCTCACGCTTAG
- a CDS encoding response regulator transcription factor encodes MNVITIGIVSHSPIFAAGIRAVLEKEADTEVVILDGNNSRSTGMHAVLIESDNLLHIQHTLNTCKSLNPYVKSAVFLSPMTFHLTGSVMKLGIDMLLDKTQCCDQLVDLIRTVLSSQCVLISQSFWQGIMKNSLSQAETNPRGLTPREREVLWLLDQNYSNAQIADALQISVHTVKRHVEHLLHKLNASNRHDCARLGHQMGLLRMPRTSRLA; translated from the coding sequence GTGAATGTTATTACGATCGGGATTGTCAGCCATTCTCCAATTTTTGCGGCCGGCATTCGTGCGGTATTAGAAAAGGAAGCCGATACGGAAGTCGTCATACTGGATGGAAATAATAGCCGGTCAACAGGCATGCATGCTGTGCTGATAGAATCCGATAATCTTCTTCATATCCAACATACCCTAAACACATGCAAAAGTCTCAATCCTTATGTGAAATCGGCCGTGTTTTTGTCGCCTATGACATTTCATTTAACGGGATCCGTCATGAAATTAGGCATTGACATGCTGCTTGATAAAACCCAGTGCTGCGATCAATTAGTGGATTTAATCCGCACAGTTCTATCCTCTCAATGCGTCTTGATCAGTCAATCCTTTTGGCAGGGCATAATGAAAAACAGCTTGTCTCAAGCGGAAACAAATCCTCGAGGACTCACACCGCGAGAACGCGAAGTGTTATGGCTGCTTGACCAAAATTATTCCAATGCTCAAATCGCGGACGCATTGCAAATTTCTGTCCATACCGTTAAACGACATGTGGAACATCTCTTGCACAAATTAAATGCTTCCAATCGGCATGATTGCGCTCGCCTCGGTCACCAAATGGGTCTACTACGGATGCCCAGAACAAGCCGGCTCGCGTGA
- a CDS encoding ArsR/SmtB family transcription factor produces the protein MFFTTSQTQHEDLLASFWQALSHPIRLRILESLREEGSLNVGELVKRLDIGQGHLSNHLACLKSCGLVQAQSQGRFVYYRISDERVITLLDLGSAVLQDHIAGVASCSVVRPKNNSEQNSQPS, from the coding sequence ATGTTTTTTACGACAAGTCAGACCCAACACGAAGATTTGTTGGCTTCATTTTGGCAAGCCCTGAGCCATCCCATTCGCCTCCGCATTCTAGAGAGTTTGCGCGAAGAGGGTTCGTTAAATGTCGGTGAGCTCGTCAAACGTCTAGATATTGGCCAGGGCCACTTATCGAACCATCTGGCCTGTCTAAAGAGTTGCGGCTTGGTTCAAGCCCAGTCACAAGGGCGATTCGTCTATTACCGGATTAGCGACGAACGGGTGATTACTTTATTGGACCTAGGCAGTGCCGTCTTACAAGATCATATCGCTGGCGTTGCTTCTTGTAGTGTTGTCCGACCTAAAAATAACTCTGAACAAAACTCCCAACCGTCATAA
- a CDS encoding glycine/sarcosine/betaine reductase selenoprotein B family protein: MTSSLIPPSWNASYEQWKQTRLPSLLEKDWKTAFSDYPWISFTDSPFIAFSKPLNLSRIALISSAGVSLTTQPPYDAEDPFGDHSFRIIDAQSPLPSWQVHHGHYDTSSAQIDYNTVFPLDILRQLAHNGNIGSLAKENYTFMGYQPDPRLFYEDSAGKILEGLRAQEVDAVLLIPG; the protein is encoded by the coding sequence ATGACTAGTTCACTCATTCCGCCATCCTGGAATGCATCATATGAGCAGTGGAAACAAACACGTCTACCATCTTTGCTAGAAAAGGACTGGAAGACGGCATTTAGTGATTACCCTTGGATTTCTTTTACCGATAGTCCTTTTATTGCCTTTTCTAAACCCCTCAATTTGTCTCGGATTGCTTTAATAAGTTCGGCAGGTGTGTCATTAACGACCCAGCCTCCTTATGATGCGGAGGATCCCTTTGGGGATCACAGTTTTCGGATCATTGACGCCCAGAGTCCTTTACCAAGCTGGCAAGTTCATCATGGGCATTATGATACGTCTTCGGCGCAAATTGATTACAATACCGTATTTCCCTTGGATATATTGCGGCAATTAGCTCACAATGGAAATATTGGATCGCTTGCAAAAGAAAATTACACGTTCATGGGATATCAACCGGATCCCCGTTTGTTTTACGAAGACTCCGCTGGAAAGATATTAGAGGGATTGCGAGCGCAAGAAGTAGATGCGGTGCTGTTAATTCCTGGATGA
- a CDS encoding heavy metal-responsive transcriptional regulator, protein MTRQHDTMRIGELAKVAGITPKTLRYYEDFGLLPASTRSESGYRLYSWNDLDRLRFIQKAKTVGFSLSEIRSILALRNHGEVPCDHVKALINRKLEEINSQIQALRDLEIELRTMQKEADALPPCEACVCEIIEHHDAMSGNDMP, encoded by the coding sequence ATGACCCGTCAACATGATACGATGCGCATTGGAGAACTCGCCAAAGTCGCCGGGATTACCCCAAAAACTCTTCGTTATTATGAGGACTTTGGTTTATTGCCGGCCAGTACCCGCAGTGAGTCAGGATACCGGTTATATTCGTGGAACGATTTGGATCGACTGCGGTTTATCCAAAAAGCCAAAACCGTCGGTTTTTCGTTGAGTGAGATTCGTTCAATTCTAGCCTTGCGCAATCATGGAGAAGTGCCCTGCGATCATGTTAAAGCGTTAATCAATCGGAAATTGGAGGAAATTAATTCTCAAATCCAAGCCCTGCGAGATTTAGAGATCGAATTACGCACTATGCAAAAAGAAGCTGACGCATTACCGCCGTGCGAAGCTTGCGTTTGTGAAATCATTGAGCATCATGACGCCATGAGCGGTAACGACATGCCTTGA
- a CDS encoding heavy metal translocating P-type ATPase has product MTEETQQVQYKVGGMACSFCATSITKGLARMPGIINASVSLAHEEALIEFNPKVLTGDQIRQTLLDLGYTIRDPRRVKAYEEQQKEIDLERRRLGIAGTMTGLALILMSFLWFHLIALDKIRLLMTIIMPLLAVITMFGPGLYILRMAWHSLKRGILNQHVLLEFGAFSGFLGGTLGLVGTYAHISTLAFPAPDFFAVATFITTYHILSGYASLLVRTKASRSVMKLLALQPAMATVIRNGVEQTVPVESVEVEDMIRVRPGEAFPLDGVVVEGSSSVNESLVTGESLPVDKTVGTEVIGGSINLTGSLIVLVTRVGEQSFLQQIAHQIEEARAKKPGILQLVDQVLAVYVPGVLAAAALAILIWTLGDYVVSGHIDMTRGIFAMLAVFVMGYPCALGMATPLAMIRGGGMAAEHGILIRGGEAFQTLRDITWVALDKTGTLTEGRPSVTQILPLNGVSEEYLLKLAALAETLSEHPLSRAIVQYAEQKHIDIPKAQNFEAIAGKGLRAIWEERYIRVGSPRFLHDEGITLNDHETRLKSLLESGNTVVAVAENNRLVGFIAIADTIKPDAQEAVGRLKALGITPIMLTGDNMYTARAVAQAVGIDEFRAEILPDEKGHEVQKLQQNGHRVMMVGDGINDAPALTQADVGIAIGAGTDIAMESADVVIMGERLGAVVQALAIGRNAYRKTAQNIALALAFNGIGIPLAITGFIGPSWAMLAMVTSVSTVLANSFLGGKLKSPHQESLNNVPTYPIGERRTSR; this is encoded by the coding sequence ATGACTGAAGAAACTCAGCAAGTACAATACAAAGTTGGGGGCATGGCTTGCTCTTTTTGTGCAACCAGTATTACCAAAGGACTCGCACGCATGCCTGGCATAATCAATGCCAGTGTATCCTTAGCCCATGAAGAAGCCCTGATTGAGTTTAATCCTAAGGTGCTAACAGGTGATCAGATTCGGCAGACGCTGTTAGACTTGGGATACACTATCCGCGATCCCAGACGGGTTAAGGCGTACGAGGAACAACAAAAAGAGATTGATTTGGAACGTAGACGTTTGGGGATTGCCGGAACAATGACCGGGCTTGCTCTGATCCTTATGAGTTTCCTATGGTTTCATTTGATTGCCCTGGACAAAATTCGTCTCCTCATGACGATCATTATGCCTCTTTTAGCCGTAATAACCATGTTCGGCCCCGGACTTTATATCTTACGTATGGCGTGGCATTCACTGAAACGTGGAATTCTGAACCAACACGTGCTTTTGGAATTTGGCGCGTTCAGCGGATTTTTAGGCGGCACATTGGGACTTGTGGGAACATATGCTCATATCTCCACCTTGGCATTTCCTGCTCCTGACTTCTTTGCCGTCGCTACGTTTATTACGACATATCATATCCTTTCCGGATACGCGTCGCTACTAGTACGAACCAAGGCATCGCGTTCCGTTATGAAACTTCTTGCGCTGCAACCAGCCATGGCTACCGTGATCCGCAATGGTGTCGAACAAACGGTTCCGGTAGAGTCAGTCGAGGTAGAAGACATGATCCGCGTTCGACCGGGCGAGGCCTTTCCGCTTGATGGCGTAGTTGTCGAGGGCTCCTCAAGCGTTAATGAAAGTCTTGTCACAGGCGAATCCCTGCCCGTAGACAAAACCGTAGGAACTGAAGTTATCGGGGGTTCGATCAATCTTACGGGATCTTTGATCGTCTTGGTAACCCGTGTTGGCGAACAAAGCTTTCTCCAACAGATCGCCCACCAAATTGAAGAAGCTCGGGCCAAAAAACCGGGAATCTTGCAATTGGTTGACCAGGTTCTTGCGGTCTATGTGCCTGGTGTGCTGGCGGCTGCGGCATTGGCGATTCTTATCTGGACACTCGGAGATTATGTAGTATCGGGACATATAGACATGACACGCGGCATTTTTGCCATGCTGGCCGTCTTTGTCATGGGCTATCCTTGCGCTTTAGGTATGGCTACACCGCTGGCCATGATTCGTGGAGGCGGCATGGCGGCAGAACACGGCATATTGATTCGCGGAGGAGAAGCCTTTCAAACTTTAAGGGATATAACATGGGTTGCGCTAGATAAAACGGGGACACTGACAGAAGGACGTCCATCGGTTACCCAGATTCTGCCACTTAATGGCGTATCTGAAGAATATCTATTGAAATTAGCCGCCTTGGCTGAAACCCTATCGGAACATCCTTTGTCCCGAGCCATTGTCCAGTACGCCGAACAAAAACATATTGATATTCCCAAGGCGCAAAATTTTGAAGCCATTGCGGGCAAAGGATTGCGCGCAATTTGGGAGGAGCGATACATCAGGGTCGGATCCCCTCGCTTTTTGCACGATGAAGGGATAACTCTTAACGATCACGAAACCCGGCTTAAATCCTTGCTGGAAAGCGGGAATACTGTGGTGGCAGTCGCAGAAAATAACAGGCTAGTGGGCTTTATCGCGATCGCTGATACCATTAAGCCTGATGCCCAAGAAGCTGTAGGGCGACTTAAAGCCCTTGGCATTACCCCCATCATGCTGACGGGAGATAACATGTACACAGCCCGAGCCGTGGCCCAAGCCGTAGGAATTGATGAATTTCGCGCCGAAATATTACCAGATGAAAAGGGCCATGAGGTGCAAAAATTGCAGCAAAATGGTCACCGCGTCATGATGGTGGGAGACGGAATTAATGATGCTCCGGCCCTGACTCAAGCTGACGTAGGTATTGCAATTGGGGCAGGCACCGATATTGCCATGGAATCAGCAGATGTCGTGATTATGGGTGAACGCCTTGGTGCCGTTGTGCAAGCCTTGGCTATTGGTCGCAACGCTTACCGCAAAACAGCCCAAAATATCGCCTTGGCATTGGCTTTTAATGGGATAGGCATTCCTTTAGCTATTACCGGATTCATCGGCCCATCCTGGGCGATGTTGGCGATGGTCACGAGCGTCAGCACGGTTTTGGCTAACTCGTTTTTGGGTGGCAAGTTGAAATCGCCTCATCAAGAATCCCTTAATAACGTTCCTACATATCCCATTGGCGAAAGGCGAACGTCACGATGA
- a CDS encoding heavy-metal-associated domain-containing protein: MVKVQTFLIIGEEKLHCVSCEARVGNALKRIAGVHEVTANHQTQKIEVTFSLKETSEEVIQNRLEALGYQVKPEVSS, encoded by the coding sequence ATGGTCAAGGTTCAAACATTTCTCATAATTGGCGAAGAAAAACTCCATTGTGTGAGTTGTGAAGCTCGGGTAGGAAATGCTTTAAAGCGCATTGCCGGTGTTCACGAGGTTACGGCCAATCACCAGACGCAGAAGATTGAAGTCACCTTTTCCCTGAAGGAGACCTCAGAAGAGGTGATTCAAAACCGTTTAGAAGCTTTGGGTTACCAGGTGAAACCGGAGGTGTCATCATGA